One region of Nerophis lumbriciformis linkage group LG10, RoL_Nlum_v2.1, whole genome shotgun sequence genomic DNA includes:
- the isl2a gene encoding insulin gene enhancer protein isl-2a, which translates to MPLVDLLLHAAFPGDMGDHSTKKPGLAMCVGCGSQIHDQYILRVSPDLEWHAACLKCAECRQHLDESCTCFVRDGKTYCKRDYTRLFGIKCANCKAGFCSSDLVMRARESVYHVECFRCSACSRHLLPGDEFTVRDDELLCRADHALLLDGSSAGSPLSPGNVHARPLPTSGPVVSVRHPPHQRNHVHKSSEKTTRVRTVLNEKQLHTLRTCYNANPRPDALMKEQLVEMTGLSPRVIRVWFQNKRCKDKKRSILMKQLQLQQHDDKTNLQGLTGTPLVAGSPIRHDSSVQGNTVEVQTYQAPWKSLSDFALQSDLDQPVFQQLMSFSESGSLGNSSASDVTSLSSQLPDTPNSMVPSPVDT; encoded by the exons ATGCCTCTGGTGGACCTCCTGCTCCATGCCGCGTTCCCGGGTGACATGGGCGATCATTCCACAA AGAAACCAGGACTTGCAATGTGCGTGGGCTGTGGGAGTCAGATCCACGACCAGTACATCCTGAGGGTGTCCCCGGACTTGGAGTGGCACGCAGCCTGCCTGAAGTGTGCCGAGTGCCGCCAGCACCTGGACGAGTCCTGCACGTGCTTCGTGCGGGACGGCAAGACTTACTGTAAACGAGACTACACCAG GTTGTTTGGCATAAAATGTGCAAATTGCAAGGCGGGCTTCTGCAGCAGCGACTTGGTGATGCGGGCCAGAGAAAGTGTTTACCACGTGGAGTGTTTCCGGTGCTCCGCCTGCAGCCGACACCTCCTGCCCGGGGACGAGTTCACGGTGCGGGACGACGAGCTGCTGTGTCGGGCCGACCATGCCTTGTTGCTGGATGGGAGCTCCGCGGGGAGTCCGCTTAGCCCCGGGAACGTCCACGCAAGACCTCTGCCCACCTCCG GCCCGGTGGTGTCGGTGCGGCACCCCCCGCACCAGCGGAACCACGTGCACAAGTCGTCGGAGAAGACCACGAGGGTGCGGACGGTGCTGAACGAGAAGCAGCTGCACACGCTGCGCACGTGCTACAACGCCAACCCGCGGCCCGACGCGCTGATGAAGGAGCAGCTGGTGGAGATGACCGGCCTCAGTCCCCGCGTCATCCGGGTCTGGTTCCAGAACAAACGCTGCAAGGACAAGAAGAGATCCATCCTGATGAAGCAGCTGCAGCTGCAGCAGCACGACGACAAGACG AACCTGCAGGGCCTCACTGGGACGCCACTCGTGGCCGGAAGTCCAATCCGCCACGACAGCTCCGTGCAGGGCAACACCGTGGAGGTGCAGACCTACCAAGCACCGTGGAAGAGCCTGAGTGACTTCGCCCTGCAGAGCGACCTGGACCAGCCCGTCTTCCAACAACTG ATGTCTTTTTCGGAGTCGGGCTCCTTGGGGAACTCGTCTGCCAGTGACGTCACTTCTCTGTCGTCACAGTTACCGGACACACCGAACAGCATGGTTCCCAGTCCAGTGGACACGTGA